A region of Terriglobia bacterium DNA encodes the following proteins:
- a CDS encoding DUF6152 family protein has translation MTAGSLLAHHSLAGVYDMKKDVELSGAVESVKFVNPHGSLTVAVKNPDGSSTAWVLTLGSATALAQRGIGKTGPNALHAGDNIKVKFLPAKDGSPLGFLKSVTMPDGRVIMISAGNPND, from the coding sequence ATGACGGCCGGCTCCTTACTGGCTCACCATTCGCTCGCGGGCGTGTACGACATGAAGAAGGATGTGGAGCTTTCGGGGGCGGTCGAAAGCGTGAAATTCGTCAATCCCCATGGTTCTTTGACTGTTGCAGTCAAGAACCCGGATGGCTCCTCGACCGCCTGGGTGCTGACACTTGGCTCGGCCACGGCTCTGGCGCAGCGCGGGATCGGCAAGACCGGACCGAATGCCCTGCACGCCGGCGACAACATCAAGGTGAAGTTCCTTCCCGCAAAAGACGGCAGCCCCCTGGGATTTCTCAAGTCGGTCACGATGCCGGATGGACGCGTGATCATGATTTCCGCCGGTAACCCGAACGACTAA